In Isachenkonia alkalipeptolytica, one DNA window encodes the following:
- a CDS encoding nucleotidyl transferase AbiEii/AbiGii toxin family protein, with translation MYLSNYDIIYLGKKAEELGFVRDTLEKVTRLADVLEYLNTNPVLKDSLALKGGTAINLTIFNLPRLSVDIDLDYLIPNSRQQMIESREVINTTIDRYMVSQGYSKNPRTKNPHTLDSWVYDYMGASGNKDNIKIEINYSLRSHVLEAEERPIITEHFSSEYKVKCLAPIEIYGSKINALLSRAAARDLYDARNMIHFGLFDESEGEMLKKCVIFYAAVSAKDINKTFDTKAIDSITQRKIKTDLLPVIKRKDDFELESAKKLVKEYTSELMVLTKEEKEFLDSFESGEYIPELLFEDKKILDRIKNHPMALWKTR, from the coding sequence ATGTACTTGTCTAATTACGACATTATATATTTAGGGAAAAAAGCTGAAGAACTAGGATTTGTGAGGGATACATTAGAAAAAGTTACAAGACTTGCAGATGTTTTGGAGTATCTCAATACAAATCCGGTTCTTAAAGATAGTCTCGCATTAAAGGGTGGGACGGCTATTAATCTAACAATTTTCAACTTGCCACGTCTTTCTGTAGATATAGACTTGGATTATTTAATCCCCAACAGTAGACAACAGATGATTGAAAGTCGAGAAGTCATTAACACTACCATTGATCGTTATATGGTTTCCCAAGGATATTCTAAAAACCCAAGGACAAAGAATCCCCATACCCTTGATTCCTGGGTTTATGACTACATGGGAGCTAGTGGGAACAAAGATAACATTAAAATTGAAATCAATTACTCTTTAAGATCTCATGTACTTGAAGCCGAGGAAAGGCCAATTATCACTGAGCATTTCTCCAGTGAATACAAGGTCAAGTGCTTAGCTCCGATTGAGATATACGGAAGCAAAATTAATGCACTGCTAAGCAGAGCCGCAGCTAGAGATTTATATGATGCTAGAAACATGATCCATTTTGGACTCTTCGATGAGTCAGAAGGAGAAATGTTAAAAAAGTGCGTTATATTCTATGCTGCCGTATCTGCTAAAGATATTAATAAGACCTTTGACACTAAAGCCATCGATTCCATTACCCAAAGAAAGATTAAAACGGATCTCCTTCCAGTGATTAAAAGGAAAGATGATTTTGAGTTGGAATCCGCTAAGAAGCTTGTCAAAGAGTACACTTCTGAATTGATGGTTCTTACAAAGGAAGAGAAAGAGTTCTTGGATAGTTTTGAAAGTGGAGAATACATTCCAGAGCTTCTATTTGAAGATAAAAAAATTCTGGACCGTATAAAGAACCATCCAATGGCATTATGGAAAACTAGATAA
- a CDS encoding type IV toxin-antitoxin system AbiEi family antitoxin domain-containing protein, translated as MNVYTELAKHPVFTIEDVKKLTGNEKTAYSQVDRLMKKGLVKKIRKNIYSVVNPTTGQVVATRYQIACAITDTAYISHHSAFEYYGLANQVFYEVYVSSETKFNHFEYGHTTYKYVASRMSEGVVEVKNTTGVKITDLERTVVDSIRDFNKIGGFEELLNCLEGIHHLDEKKLKRYLDIYDTQGLYQRVGYLLDHYRKEMQLSKEFIEYCKDKIGKSRRYLVSELKGESSYNSEWELMVPEELFEITDQGGDVLV; from the coding sequence GTGAATGTCTATACTGAACTGGCTAAACACCCTGTTTTCACCATAGAAGATGTAAAAAAACTGACTGGAAATGAGAAAACGGCTTATTCTCAGGTGGACCGTTTAATGAAAAAAGGTCTAGTCAAAAAGATACGAAAAAATATCTACTCTGTGGTCAATCCAACAACAGGGCAGGTGGTAGCTACTCGATACCAAATCGCCTGTGCTATAACTGATACTGCTTATATTTCTCACCATAGTGCCTTTGAATATTATGGACTGGCAAACCAAGTTTTTTATGAAGTGTATGTTTCATCTGAAACGAAGTTCAATCACTTCGAGTATGGTCATACCACTTATAAATATGTTGCATCTAGGATGAGCGAGGGTGTTGTTGAAGTAAAGAACACCACCGGGGTTAAAATAACTGATCTGGAACGGACAGTTGTTGACAGCATAAGGGATTTTAACAAAATAGGTGGGTTTGAAGAACTGCTGAACTGCCTGGAAGGCATCCATCACTTGGATGAAAAGAAACTGAAGCGATATCTTGATATATATGATACCCAGGGACTTTATCAACGGGTAGGATATCTCCTCGATCATTACCGAAAAGAGATGCAGTTATCAAAGGAGTTTATAGAATACTGCAAAGATAAAATAGGAAAAAGCCGAAGATACCTGGTTAGTGAGTTGAAAGGGGAAAGCAGCTATAACAGTGAATGGGAACTGATGGTGCCGGAAGAGCTATTTGAAATAACCGATCAAGGTGGCGATGTACTTGTCTAA